One stretch of Chryseobacterium indologenes DNA includes these proteins:
- the metH gene encoding methionine synthase, protein MKYLRLSGLEPLIITPESNFINVGERTNVAGSKKFLRLIKEEKFSEALDIARHQVEGGAQILDVNFDDGLIDGKASMIKFLNLIASEPDIARIPIMVDSSKWEILEAGLQVAQGKCVVNSISLKEGEEEFIKHAKAIKRYGAAVIVMAFDEVGQADNLERRIEISKRSYDILVNQIGFPAEDIIFDLNIFPVATGMDEHRKNAIDFIEATRWVRQNLPYASVSGGVSNVSFSFRGNDTVREAMHSVFLYHAIQAGMNIGIVNPAMLEVYDEINKELLELVEDVILDRREDATERLLDYSEKHKSVKKEKTEDLEWRNNPLQERITYALVKGIDRFIEEDVEEAKLLAERPLHVIEVNLMTGMGVVGDLFGSGKMFLPQVVKSARVMKKAVAYLQPFIEAEKDGSRPANGKILMATVKGDVHDIGKNIVSVVLGCNNYEIVDLGVMVPAEKIIQTAIAEKVDVIGLSGLITPSLDEMVYIASELERQNLDFPLLIGGATTSKAHTAVKIDLKYKNAVVHVNDASRAVNVVSSLLGDRNKEYVSDLKNDYSDFREKFLNRQVDKDYVSIEEARENKFKIDWQNEEIFTPNNLGITVIENQDLRELLPFIDWSPFFRSWDLHGKYPNILEDEVVGAQAKELFKDAQVILNRILDEKLLKAKAIFGIFKANSNESDDILIFDENNNEQAKFLTLRQQAQRSKGKDYLALSDFIAPQSSGKTDYMGAFCVTTGFGTDELAEEYEKANDDYDAIMVKALADRFAEAYAEFLHKKVRTEYWGYAVQEELSNEELIAEKYKGIRPAPGYPACPDHLEKKTIWDLLKVEENTGVFLTESLAMFPTASVSGYYFGSPHAKYFGLGKITEDQLKDYADRRSCSIQEAQKWLSPNLAD, encoded by the coding sequence CTTATCATAACGCCGGAAAGTAACTTCATCAACGTTGGTGAAAGAACCAATGTTGCCGGTTCCAAAAAATTTTTAAGACTGATTAAAGAGGAAAAATTCTCTGAAGCATTAGACATTGCCCGCCATCAGGTAGAAGGAGGTGCCCAGATTTTGGATGTTAACTTTGATGATGGTTTGATTGATGGAAAGGCATCAATGATTAAGTTTCTGAATTTAATCGCCTCAGAACCGGATATCGCCAGAATCCCAATCATGGTAGACTCTTCCAAATGGGAAATTCTGGAAGCCGGTCTTCAGGTGGCACAAGGAAAATGTGTGGTAAACTCTATCAGCTTAAAAGAAGGGGAAGAAGAATTTATTAAACACGCCAAAGCGATCAAAAGATATGGAGCTGCAGTAATCGTAATGGCATTTGATGAGGTAGGGCAGGCCGACAATCTTGAAAGAAGAATCGAAATTTCAAAACGATCTTATGATATTTTGGTCAACCAAATCGGTTTTCCGGCAGAAGATATCATTTTTGACTTAAATATTTTCCCGGTAGCCACAGGAATGGATGAGCACAGAAAAAATGCCATCGATTTTATTGAAGCTACGCGTTGGGTAAGACAAAATCTTCCGTATGCATCGGTAAGTGGGGGAGTAAGCAACGTTTCTTTCTCATTCCGTGGAAATGATACGGTAAGAGAAGCCATGCATTCTGTATTCCTGTATCACGCCATTCAGGCGGGAATGAACATCGGTATTGTAAACCCTGCGATGTTGGAGGTTTATGATGAGATCAATAAAGAATTGCTGGAACTTGTAGAAGATGTAATCCTTGACAGAAGAGAAGACGCTACAGAAAGACTTCTGGATTATTCCGAAAAACATAAATCAGTCAAAAAAGAAAAGACTGAAGACCTTGAGTGGAGAAACAATCCTTTGCAGGAGAGAATTACCTATGCTTTGGTAAAAGGAATAGACCGCTTTATTGAAGAAGATGTAGAAGAAGCCAAACTATTGGCAGAAAGACCACTTCATGTTATTGAAGTCAATCTGATGACAGGAATGGGAGTAGTAGGAGACTTATTCGGAAGTGGAAAAATGTTCCTTCCACAGGTAGTAAAGTCAGCAAGGGTAATGAAAAAAGCCGTAGCCTATTTACAGCCTTTTATTGAAGCAGAAAAAGACGGATCAAGACCTGCTAACGGGAAGATCCTAATGGCAACGGTAAAAGGAGACGTTCACGATATTGGTAAGAACATCGTAAGTGTAGTTTTAGGGTGTAACAATTATGAGATCGTTGACCTTGGCGTAATGGTTCCGGCTGAAAAGATCATTCAGACTGCCATTGCAGAAAAAGTAGATGTGATCGGATTAAGTGGATTGATTACCCCAAGTTTAGACGAAATGGTGTACATCGCTTCAGAATTAGAAAGACAGAACTTAGATTTTCCTTTATTAATTGGTGGTGCTACGACTTCAAAGGCACATACCGCTGTGAAAATCGATTTAAAATATAAAAATGCCGTCGTTCACGTTAATGATGCTTCAAGAGCCGTAAATGTGGTAAGTTCATTACTGGGAGACAGAAATAAAGAATATGTTTCTGATCTGAAGAATGACTATTCAGATTTCAGAGAAAAGTTTCTGAACAGACAAGTGGATAAAGATTACGTTTCCATTGAAGAAGCAAGAGAAAATAAGTTCAAAATAGACTGGCAAAACGAAGAGATCTTCACTCCGAATAACTTGGGGATCACTGTAATCGAAAATCAGGACCTTAGAGAGCTATTACCTTTCATAGACTGGTCGCCATTCTTCAGAAGCTGGGATCTTCATGGGAAATACCCGAATATCTTGGAAGATGAGGTGGTAGGAGCACAGGCAAAAGAACTGTTCAAAGATGCACAGGTTATTCTCAATAGAATTCTGGATGAAAAGTTATTAAAAGCAAAAGCCATTTTCGGAATTTTCAAAGCCAACTCCAACGAAAGTGATGATATTCTGATTTTTGATGAGAATAATAATGAGCAGGCTAAATTTTTAACCCTAAGACAGCAGGCTCAAAGGTCAAAAGGAAAAGATTATCTGGCATTAAGCGACTTCATTGCTCCACAAAGCTCAGGGAAGACAGATTACATGGGAGCATTTTGTGTGACCACAGGTTTTGGAACGGATGAACTGGCGGAAGAATATGAAAAAGCCAACGATGATTACGATGCCATCATGGTAAAAGCCCTTGCAGACCGTTTTGCAGAAGCTTATGCGGAATTCTTACATAAAAAAGTAAGAACAGAATATTGGGGATATGCCGTTCAGGAAGAATTAAGCAACGAAGAATTAATTGCAGAAAAATATAAAGGAATCCGTCCCGCACCGGGATATCCGGCTTGCCCGGACCATTTGGAAAAGAAAACCATCTGGGATCTTTTAAAAGTAGAAGAAAATACAGGTGTTTTCCTTACCGAAAGTTTAGCAATGTTCCCAACAGCATCCGTTTCAGGGTATTATTTCGGAAGCCCACATGCCAAGTACTTCGGATTAGGAAAAATTACAGAAGACCAGCTTAAGGATTATGCAGACAGAAGAAGTTGTAGCATCCAGGAAGCGCAAAAATGGTTGTCACCAAATTTAGCAGATTAA
- a CDS encoding T9SS type A sorting domain-containing protein codes for MKKHLFPLLLLLLGVNAQAQQDFFAIAGKDTQAIDFSDFRVMDAMNGTSGEKVFMADSSPKVISQTRKGLVTEDKNSFNNSQAVTIAALAYDSSNNNLVYMPMFSSNIYVLNPQTKEITLVENNVVKVTSCDINSHITRMATGYDGNIYAINNSGTQLLQISKKGGHYVVNDLGIIKDDTSNGKNSFTAIETGFGGDMVADADNNFYIFAASGNVFKVSPKELRAKFIGKIAGIPDNYSVNGSAVNAQGKVVIASAKGAPLYEVDLATLQSKQLSGEQNLHIYDLASKYFVNDKVSSNNKALMNLDIYPTRVDEQFVNVHVNNKSVRGNIKLSVFDMSGKNVMSQSLPVKEGSLDQKVYFRGLINGAYIVNLADEAGKVILNKKILITE; via the coding sequence ATGAAAAAACATTTATTCCCTCTACTTTTACTGTTGTTAGGTGTGAATGCACAGGCCCAGCAGGATTTTTTTGCAATTGCTGGAAAGGATACTCAGGCTATTGATTTCAGCGATTTCCGTGTAATGGATGCGATGAATGGTACTTCTGGTGAGAAGGTTTTTATGGCAGACTCATCCCCGAAAGTTATTTCACAAACAAGAAAGGGATTAGTTACTGAGGATAAAAATTCTTTTAATAATTCCCAGGCAGTGACAATAGCAGCGTTGGCATACGATTCATCGAATAATAATCTGGTGTATATGCCGATGTTTTCGTCTAATATTTATGTTTTGAATCCTCAGACTAAAGAAATTACTTTAGTAGAGAATAACGTTGTGAAAGTGACATCATGTGATATTAATTCTCATATCACGAGAATGGCCACGGGCTATGATGGAAATATTTATGCAATTAATAATTCAGGAACACAGCTTTTACAAATCAGTAAAAAAGGTGGCCATTATGTGGTTAATGACTTGGGAATTATAAAGGATGATACTTCAAATGGTAAGAATTCATTTACGGCAATAGAAACAGGATTTGGAGGTGATATGGTGGCGGATGCGGATAATAATTTCTATATTTTTGCTGCTTCAGGAAATGTTTTCAAAGTATCTCCTAAGGAATTAAGAGCAAAATTTATTGGAAAAATTGCTGGGATTCCGGATAACTATTCTGTAAATGGATCTGCAGTAAACGCACAAGGAAAGGTAGTGATTGCGAGTGCTAAAGGAGCTCCTTTATACGAAGTAGATCTTGCCACTTTGCAGAGTAAACAGCTTTCGGGAGAACAGAATCTGCATATTTATGATCTAGCCAGTAAATACTTTGTGAATGACAAGGTTTCTTCCAATAATAAAGCATTAATGAATCTGGATATTTACCCAACCAGAGTGGATGAACAGTTTGTAAATGTTCATGTTAATAATAAGAGTGTAAGAGGAAATATCAAGCTGAGTGTTTTCGATATGTCCGGTAAAAATGTAATGAGCCAAAGTTTACCTGTGAAAGAAGGTTCTCTGGATCAGAAGGTTTATTTTAGAGGATTGATTAATGGTGCGTATATTGTAAATTTAGCTGATGAAGCAGGAAAAGTAATACTGAATAAGAAAATTCTCATCACAGAATAA
- the folE gene encoding GTP cyclohydrolase I FolE, whose translation MVDFTDNDDDIFTGKEHTPIREDAFDKSPQEKIEKITELFGEIMETLGLDMTDDSLKDSPKRVAKMYVNEIFGGLLPENKPGISTFSNKYKYRQMLVEKDITVYSFCEHHFLPIIGRAHVAYISNGEVIGLSKINRIVDYYAKRPQVQERLTMQIVEALKEALGTKNVACIIDAKHLCVNCRGIKDTASSTITAELSGIFRTNPITRQEFLHYVGSHAKLD comes from the coding sequence ATGGTTGATTTTACTGATAACGACGATGATATTTTCACAGGAAAAGAACATACGCCTATAAGGGAAGATGCTTTTGATAAATCGCCACAGGAAAAAATAGAAAAAATTACTGAGCTTTTTGGAGAAATCATGGAAACTTTAGGATTGGATATGACTGATGATTCCTTAAAAGATTCCCCAAAACGTGTTGCCAAAATGTATGTGAACGAGATTTTCGGAGGACTTCTTCCGGAAAACAAACCGGGTATCTCTACATTTTCCAATAAATATAAATACCGTCAGATGTTGGTGGAAAAAGATATCACCGTATATTCTTTTTGTGAACACCACTTTTTGCCGATTATAGGAAGAGCACACGTGGCTTATATTTCAAATGGAGAAGTAATTGGTCTTTCAAAGATTAACAGAATTGTGGATTACTATGCCAAAAGACCACAAGTTCAGGAAAGACTGACAATGCAGATTGTAGAAGCTCTGAAAGAAGCTTTAGGAACGAAAAATGTTGCCTGTATCATTGATGCAAAACACCTTTGTGTAAATTGCAGAGGAATTAAAGACACCGCAAGTTCCACCATTACAGCAGAACTAAGCGGAATATTCAGAACCAACCCTATTACAAGACAAGAATTCTTACATTACGTAGGAAGCCATGCAAAACTAGATTAA
- the cysS gene encoding cysteine--tRNA ligase: MQLKIYNSLTAEKEIFKPILEGNVGMYVCGPTVYSNVHLGNVRTFLSFDFIYRTLMHLGYKVRYVRNITDAGHLTDDGDVNNDRFVKQTRLEKLEPMEIVQKYTVDFHKVLEMFNLLPPNIEPTATGHIVEQIELTQKLIDTGFAYESNGSVYFDVLEYNKRGLNYGELSKRNIEELFANTRDLDGQGEKKNPQDFALWKKASPAHIMRWNSPWGEGFPGWHLECTAMSTKYLGETFDIHGGGMDLKFPHHECEIAQGKACNGAAPVHYWMHANMLTMNSQRMSKSTGNYILPMQLVTGDNDFFEKPFHPSIVRFCFLQAHYRSVLDISNDAMIASEKGFIRLMEAIKVLNSITPDDTKQSAFSLTEWKNKCYDALTDDFNSPILIAHLFEAVKYIFALNDSKETISTADLEDLKSTLNAFIFDVLGLQTVEENNNEKLDQTLKVLIELRNQARKSKNFELSDQIRDKLLAEGIELKDGRDGTSYVLN; encoded by the coding sequence ATGCAATTAAAAATATATAATTCGCTTACAGCGGAAAAAGAAATATTCAAACCCATCTTAGAAGGAAACGTAGGAATGTACGTCTGCGGACCTACAGTATACAGCAATGTACACTTGGGGAATGTAAGAACTTTCCTTTCCTTCGACTTTATCTATCGTACTCTGATGCATTTGGGGTATAAAGTAAGATATGTAAGAAATATTACAGATGCAGGTCACCTTACTGATGACGGAGATGTAAATAACGACAGATTCGTTAAACAAACTCGTCTTGAAAAATTGGAACCAATGGAAATTGTACAAAAGTACACCGTTGATTTCCACAAAGTGTTGGAGATGTTCAATCTGCTTCCTCCCAATATTGAACCTACAGCAACCGGTCACATTGTAGAACAGATTGAGCTTACTCAGAAATTAATAGATACAGGTTTTGCTTACGAAAGCAACGGCTCCGTATATTTTGATGTATTGGAATACAATAAAAGAGGGCTAAACTACGGTGAACTTTCAAAACGTAATATAGAAGAGCTTTTTGCCAATACCCGTGACCTTGATGGGCAAGGAGAGAAAAAGAATCCACAGGATTTTGCCCTTTGGAAAAAAGCATCCCCAGCTCACATTATGAGATGGAACTCTCCTTGGGGAGAAGGTTTTCCAGGATGGCACCTTGAATGTACCGCAATGAGTACTAAGTATTTAGGGGAAACTTTTGACATCCACGGAGGAGGAATGGATTTGAAATTCCCTCACCACGAATGTGAAATTGCTCAGGGAAAAGCTTGCAATGGAGCTGCACCAGTACATTATTGGATGCATGCGAACATGCTGACGATGAATTCTCAACGTATGAGTAAATCTACAGGGAACTATATCCTTCCGATGCAGTTGGTAACCGGGGACAATGACTTCTTTGAAAAACCTTTCCATCCGTCAATTGTACGTTTCTGCTTCCTGCAGGCACATTACAGAAGTGTTTTAGATATTTCCAATGATGCCATGATTGCCAGCGAAAAAGGATTTATCAGATTGATGGAAGCGATCAAAGTATTGAACTCCATTACCCCTGACGATACAAAACAATCGGCATTCAGCCTTACAGAATGGAAAAACAAATGTTATGACGCCTTAACAGATGATTTCAACTCTCCAATCTTAATCGCTCATTTGTTTGAAGCAGTAAAATACATCTTTGCTTTAAATGACAGTAAAGAAACGATATCAACAGCAGATCTTGAAGATTTAAAGTCAACATTAAATGCCTTTATCTTCGACGTTCTAGGATTACAGACGGTAGAAGAGAATAATAATGAGAAATTGGATCAGACGCTAAAAGTTTTAATCGAATTGAGAAACCAGGCAAGGAAATCCAAAAATTTCGAACTTTCAGACCAAATCAGAGATAAACTGCTTGCTGAAGGTATAGAACTAAAGGACGGAAGAGACGGAACATCTTATGTTCTGAACTAA
- a CDS encoding DinB family protein: MNYQILKNIVDAELQRFQTISEEDWNHKAVPEKWAKKEIIGHLCDSAFTNIRRFVVTQYKENENIVYDQNIWVNAQNYQNIPASELINLWKALNYQIVHVVENIPDEALQRTCDITKTEPQVFTLEFIVKDYIEHLQHHLKAI; encoded by the coding sequence ATGAACTACCAGATTCTTAAAAATATTGTAGATGCAGAGCTTCAGAGGTTTCAGACAATTTCTGAAGAAGACTGGAATCACAAGGCAGTACCAGAAAAATGGGCAAAAAAAGAAATAATTGGCCACCTTTGTGACAGTGCTTTTACAAATATCCGTAGATTTGTAGTTACTCAATATAAAGAGAACGAGAATATCGTATACGATCAGAATATTTGGGTGAACGCTCAGAACTATCAGAATATTCCAGCTTCCGAATTAATTAATCTTTGGAAAGCATTGAATTACCAGATTGTTCATGTGGTAGAAAATATTCCCGATGAAGCATTGCAAAGAACTTGTGATATCACCAAGACAGAACCTCAGGTTTTTACCCTTGAGTTTATCGTTAAGGATTACATAGAACATTTACAGCATCATTTAAAAGCGATTTAA
- the metF gene encoding methylenetetrahydrofolate reductase [NAD(P)H] yields MKITEHIKNANGKTLFSLEVVPPQKGIGIEDLYTNIDPLMEFKPPFIDVTTSREEYIYIDKGNGLMERRITRMRPGTLGICAAIQHKYNVDTVPHLLCGGFTKEETEYLLVDCMYLGIDNVMALRGDAMKGHQYFEPTQGGHASAMDLVNQINDLGRGKYLHNEEQVCDELNKFCIGVAGYPEKHMEAPSMNYDLKWLKQKVDAGADYIVTQMFFDNKKYIEFVQKAREMGITVPIIPGIKPIATKKHLKILPQVFKIDLPEELINEVENAKNNEAVKQIGIEWAIAQCKELLDFGVPVLHFYSMGKSDNIKKVAGELF; encoded by the coding sequence ATGAAGATAACAGAGCACATTAAAAACGCAAATGGAAAAACTTTATTCTCCTTAGAAGTTGTTCCGCCACAAAAAGGAATTGGTATTGAAGACTTGTACACGAATATAGATCCGTTGATGGAATTCAAACCACCATTTATCGACGTTACCACTTCAAGAGAGGAATATATCTATATTGATAAAGGAAATGGACTGATGGAGCGCCGTATCACAAGAATGCGTCCCGGAACCCTCGGAATTTGTGCCGCAATTCAGCATAAATATAATGTAGATACAGTTCCGCACTTATTATGTGGTGGCTTTACCAAAGAAGAAACAGAATATCTTCTGGTAGATTGTATGTACCTTGGTATTGATAACGTAATGGCTCTAAGAGGAGATGCGATGAAAGGGCATCAGTATTTCGAACCCACTCAAGGCGGTCATGCAAGTGCAATGGATCTTGTGAACCAGATTAATGACCTGGGAAGAGGAAAATACCTGCATAATGAAGAACAAGTTTGTGATGAACTTAATAAATTTTGTATCGGAGTAGCAGGATATCCGGAAAAACACATGGAAGCACCTTCTATGAATTACGATTTGAAATGGCTGAAACAAAAAGTAGATGCCGGAGCAGATTACATCGTTACTCAAATGTTCTTTGACAATAAAAAGTATATTGAATTCGTTCAGAAAGCAAGGGAAATGGGAATTACCGTTCCAATCATTCCGGGAATTAAGCCGATTGCTACCAAGAAACACCTGAAAATTTTACCACAGGTATTCAAAATAGACCTCCCGGAAGAGCTTATCAATGAAGTAGAGAATGCAAAAAATAATGAAGCAGTCAAGCAGATCGGAATAGAATGGGCCATCGCCCAGTGCAAAGAACTGCTGGACTTCGGAGTTCCAGTTCTACACTTTTACTCAATGGGAAAAAGTGATAATATCAAAAAAGTAGCCGGTGAGCTATTCTAA